Proteins found in one Neomonachus schauinslandi chromosome 1, ASM220157v2, whole genome shotgun sequence genomic segment:
- the PLEKHJ1 gene encoding pleckstrin homology domain-containing family J member 1 isoform X2, which yields MRYNEKELQALSRQPAELAAELGMRGPKKGSVLKRRLVKLVVNFLFYFRTDEAEPVGALLLERCRVTQEEPSGFSISFMEDPERKYHFECCSEEQCQEWMGALRRASYEFMRRSLIFYRNEIQKMTGKDPLEQFGISEEARFQLGGLKA from the exons ATGCGCTACAACGAGAAGGAGCTGCAGGCGCTGTCTCGGCAGCCGGCCGAGCTGGCGGCCGAGCTGGGCATGCGGGGCCCCAAGAAGGGGAGCG TGCTGAAGCGGCGGCTGGTAAAGTTGGTGGTCAACTTCCTTTTCTACTTCCGGACGGACGAGGCCGAG CCCGTCGGAGCCTTGCTGCTGGAGCGCTGCAGAGTCACCCAGGAGGAGCCCAGCGGCTTCTCCATCA gctTCATGGAGGACCCGGAGAGGAAGTATCACTTTGAGTGCTGCAGTGAGGAGCAGTGTCAGGAGTGGATGGGGGCTCTGCGGCGAGCCAG CTACGAGTTCATGCGGAGAAGCCTCATATTCTACAGGAATGAGATCCAGAAGATGACTGGCAAG GACCCCCTGGAGCAGTTCGGCATATCTGAGGAGGCCAGGTTCCAGCTGGGTGGCTTGAAGGCCTGA